In the genome of Impatiens glandulifera chromosome 6, dImpGla2.1, whole genome shotgun sequence, the window TCCTACGTcgaaaaagaaagcaaaattaattattatttacctaCATGGCATGTCAGGTGgatttgtttaaggtttgttccCCCCATATTCGTTTCATGTACGAATCTAAAGAATGGAAGGAGAAGATGATAAACAACATGCCGAGGGTGAAGGAAATGGAAGAAGAACGAgggtttttgtttaataatgaGTGAGAAATGAGATGAGGGTTTGCTAGAGAGAGAAGATGtaatttttattctctttccTCTGAGGCATCCAGGTGAATTCGCTTAAAAGTTCATTCCCCCAATTCGTTCCTTATATCATTTCCCTTAATCAAATGTCATCTCacctcttttaattttttaaatagcaATTAAGTCATTcactatatatttaattaactattttaaaactacaatcacctcttttaattttttaaatagcaATTAAGTCATTcactatatatttaattaacttttttaaaactacaattatatattttaaattttaacggATAAATTTCTTAGGAGAACGAGGGTTAACGACTATGATCTCGCAAGGCTGAATTTAACATAAACAGTGATATAATATTAGTGTCTATAAACATAATAAtgtaaccaaaaaaaaaaaactaaacaggGTTTTTGGATTAAGGTAATAAAAATGAATCTATATAAGGTATTTTAGATCTCATATGCTAACtatatatgaaatatgatttaaaaagtACATAGTGTTCTAACTAACTTAACTATAACATGGCAACATTTTCCAGTTATTCTATTCTTGATAATAATCAAAAACAGAGAATTCATCATATAGCAGGGAACCGTCAACATAATGAAGCGTGTAATAACAACTCTTGCAAAAATAGCAAGGATTCTCCGGTGCCCATTTATCGTCCACCGTAACCTTCTCTGCTCGGAAAATCCTACAGATTGAGCATTTCTGGAATCGCAATTTTGGCTTGAATGTTAGTATAGGATAATCTGTTCGGTTTTGAACATCGTCTGGGCTAATTAATCGCATATCCCGGATTACAATAATATGCTTGCAATCTCCCTGTAAACATCCATGCCAAAACTAAATGAGAACATCCATGTTTTAAATGGAACAAAACAATATTAATGGGCTATTCTGTTATACATTATTTAGATCATggtctaaaatataatttgtatacaAAATGAAACAATAAATATCACATTTTAATCTAAATACCAAACctgaaaaacaataaaaatcactttcaattttgacaatttttaaataGGATAATGGCAGTTAATTGCTTGAGttagattattataaatttccAATTTATCGGTACTAAATGAGGCTATGTTTCATGTGTTcacaattattttgatattttacaattttactaGAAATAAAgtgaattgaaaataaattatgcataatgaattttataattatatcttATCTACATTCTTTTGGTTGAAAAACTTATAAGACATTTTTGGGCATCATTGTTTTCAATTTCCTTATTGTTGCGACATTTTTACAATAAAGCTTAcacataataaaaacaaatgttGTATGCAGTTTAATCAATGATTTTTAAGTAGTTATTATCCAAGtttagattttttgaaaatttaccctgaaaaagaaaaatgttcATAGATGAATGCATATTTATGATGGGCAAAAATTGGTTGTTTGTTTGTTCATTAACCTGGCTACTATACAcaatataaaaacttatttcATTGGTAAAAATGCTATGAATATCATAGTacttcattttaataataattatttacctATTATTTTAGTAGAGTATCATTTTTGTTGGCTTATGACATATTTTTGTGATAAAATACGAGTTTCCAAATATAATTGAAAAGCAAGGGAACGGAACAGAGGTACATACCCGGTGACAGTAAAGATACCCGAACCCGAGTCTAAACTGCAAGTCATAAAATCGTGTAGTGTGCATGTCAGCAGCTCTGAACCGAGGTAGGTGGCGAAGTGGTTCAATACCTGAATCTTTTCTGAACTTCTCTTTCAATTGACCAGTTAATATGTAGTCCCATTTTTTTAGGGCTTCTTCTTTAGAATTCTTCAGCCAATCAAATATTGGCTTACTATAGTCAATGGAAGAAGGATTTCTATCATTACAGAAGACATCCTATAAAAGACATAACATCTAGTCATACAAATGACAAGGCAAACTCAAAAATGAGCAAACATATTACAATATCAAGTGTCTGTTTACCTCAATAAGAAAATATCCAGAAGTGTCATGGTCCCCTGATTTTTCCACAATCTCATTTGTCAAACAAGATATTTTATCCCTTAACTGATTCAAAGGTTGACTACCTAAAACCAAGAACTCTTGTTTCTGCATACAAATAAATCATCATAAATTCACTGAATGCGAGCCAATACCCAAAAGAGAAAGACACAAATCATAGAAATTATTACAGGGATGACTACAGACATTCAGAATATGGCAATGGGACTCGCTATTGGATTTGAGGAATTCCTCGGGTGCAGTTAATATTTTAGacgttaaaaataatattttattcatattaaaactattttaactaaaataatttattatataaatagtcTAATACATATTGGTGGGAATGGGATTGTaaatttaggccttgtttgatgaagggttatttggatttaatccaaaGAACCCCTAATCCCAAGAACAATCATTTCATTAgtgaaatcataaaaaaaatgaaattaacgctactttattcttataatattttaaatattagatgctagtcatttaatcaaaataattcactttttcatcacacaataattttaagaaacgATTATTTCAAGAgttcaaatgattttttttgttgtgtAGTTTTTAATGTTCGGAGCAGGGCATATGAATACCATCCCCGCCTCTTCTAATTTGGCTTAGGTCTCATCGGTGAGGAATTAGATTGTCATCCCTAAGTGGAACATAGAACTTGAATAAATGTAATGACTGCAATAAACAAGATCCATAGCATAGGTGATTGGAATGTTCTAACTAGAACTAGATGTAGAAGATTTGTACAGTTTGCACTATAGGTAGGAGATTCAAATGTTCATCATGATCCCAGTTCTATCTGTAAATGAACATAGAACTTGAATAAATGTAATGACTGCAATAGACAAGATCCATAGCATAGGTGATTGGAATATTCTAACTAGAACTAGATGTAGAAGGTTTGTACAGTTTGCACTATAGGTAGGAGATTCAAATGTTCATCATGATCCCAGTTCTATCTGTAAATACAGCTAGAGATGCAAAATGAAAATGTGATTCAAAATAGGAAGTCCAAGTTCGATAAAAACTGGCTTAACCAAAATAGGCAATTAACACAATCAACTAATGAGCCTAAAGAGCCTAAGTATAGGATGGGTCGACACTCACGACAACTCTACTAAAACTAAATTTAACAAttcaaaaaatgaaataaagaacAGAACGGTCAACTTACCTCCAtccaaatttttttgtaatgaaAAACCTTGACACAAAGTATAACTTCAGGGTAACTTATTGGTACATGATTGGAAGTGTTTGACAACTTACCCTGATCAaagccaaaaaaataatattcattagAGATAGAACGGATCGcaaaatgatcaaataaaaataagatttcaGGACACTGTCATTCGCTAGAGGTGAAGAGCAACAATATATTATGCACTAAATCTAAAAACCCATATCCTTACCTTATTTTGTAAAACTATTTTTCATCCTtcttaatatacatatatattgttttgattGCCAAAATAATAAAGTCACACAATCAAATAAAATGGGACAAAGTAATAAAAGTAAGACTGTCAACAAAATAGGAACGAGTAAGtacaaaataacataatagtTTCTTCATGAAAGAATAAACAAGCaccaattcgaaaaccaaaATATCCAATGAAAGGCTAAAGCAAACACCAtgctttcaaattattttgtaagaATGATAATATAATCCCTATATAAACAACATGCAGCCTCTAACTACCTAGTTATgctttattaaacaaaacagGTTACATGATAATCTATAATTAGATTCATCGCATTGAAAAAGGAGATCTGGAAGCCACTTAGGAGGATACTATGTTAATTCAAGATAAAGTAGATATTAAATTCCACAAACTTCTATTTTCTCTTCCTGCGCAATGTGCATTCTTTTCAAAGTAATCCTCAACACCCAAAACAAAGTTGGGTTTGTTCCTTGTTTTCTTTACTAGCCTCCATACTATAAAATGTAAGATGAAGCGCGAAAATAAATGCTTTTGAGTGACCCTAGAGAATACAAATACTAATATTAGTAGAAATAAGACAGACAGTGAGAACAAAGGCTGAAGGATTGAAATGTAACCTTAGATATGGTATTTACTGACTTGAGGGCTTTTTTCATATGTTCCGGAAAGATTGTTGAATCATTGATTCTGCAATTGGCACTGCAAGAAAGTTTGTTGTGTTAAAAAAgcaattaaaaaaagaagagagggGTATCTAAACATACTTGAAAGAGTGCAATGAAGTTGTTGCTTTGTCTTCGTCTATTTGTTGCTTAATCTTTGCAAGTTCTTCCACCTTTTCAATATAAGGTTGCTGCAAGAGACCAAAAAAACTTAGTAAAATACTAGAAAACAGTACAATGAATGCCACCCAAAATTTAGCACAATCATATTGGTTATTAATCTATGGCTAACCAATAGGCACCAAGTGCCACCCAAAATGAATTTCTTGAAGTACTCCTCCAATTCCAATCAATTGTTCTCATATCATTCCACTTATATGGGACAAGTTAACCATTTggcaattattattttttcacaatCTCAGTCGCAATCCCCAAActtaaaattgaaagtgattttttgtttggtataagatCTTTTTTTCATGAttggattatttttttatcatgatttattatttttattttgcttgAAGATTATAGTGTGCTTTTGTTGCTTCATTGGGTATACAAATCATTTACTATATCATGGTTgaaattatagtgtgatttttttgcttcatttggtatatagATTTATTCTCAATCATTATCATAGTTTTTTTAGAACATTGTAGATTTTTATAAGCATAACAAATGTAATATTTTACAGATCATGATCAacatggatttttttttatgccAGAACAGCCCAATAtgtattataacaaaataaaatcaataacacTTATTATAGTCAGAACCTATGTTAGATATTCACCCTAACCACTAGGTTCTACTATTGTAGATGTGGCAAATGAAATCACTAAGAACCTCAAGAAGACGTGATTTAAACTCCACCTTGAAGACAATATAAGAACCTAAATAAGTAGATACCATTACTCGCTATAGAATCAACCTCAAAACCGTTAGCATACCTTTAAACCGCGACGACTGCAACTAGCGACTCTTCTCTTTCGCTTAACTGTGATAGATTTGCTTAAGTTTGTCTCATTGACAGTTTCTGCAAAAGACCATTTAACAATCCATGAAATGAACAATTACGTCTTCCAACATTCCTTGAGTCATGTTTGCTGCCAGATCCATTACCATCACTCATTCTCCCAGACTATTATGATGAAATAACCAATAACATAAATGGGGAAACTAAAATAATGGCTAGTTCACACAGACAGATATATAGTGGTTAGAAACCTGTCCCAAGTCCAaattagtgcattaaataagtATTTGAAGGGAAAGAAAAATTTTAGTCAAAAGAAGTGAATATAAAAAGGGAATAACTAGATATTGAAGGTCTATTTTGTAGTTGCAAAAAGGCGGCGAGGTCAACCATTTCGCTAAAACCTATTGAAATGGACATTGAAAATCTTGCAACCAAGATTTTTCTAGAGGATGTGATATACTTATAAGAGATCCACTAATAACAACCAAAAAATCCTTGGTGAATAAGGTAAAAAATTAGAACTCTGTACATAAATATTTCAATGAAAAACTAAAGCCAATTGTTGAACTACGACATCAATTCTAAAGGATCAATCAACAATAACAGTCACAAAAAGGTACAAAGAACACAAGGCTTAGCAAGTTAAGGATCAATAGTTTTAACCAACCTTTATCTAGATTTGTTTCAGAATGATTTTCAGTCTCCTTATTCTCCTGCAGTCATAACATCAAAGTCACGAAATAGACAAAAAGCGATAGCTTAAGATGAACACCGAAGAGACAAATATACCTTGAATGCTTCCTCAAAAGCCTTgtttaccaactcttcttcatttATAATTCTAAGCTCATGGGTACTGTAAAAACCCACCAAAATAAGTAAACAAGATTAACTAACATACAATAATACAGAAAGAATCTCTTGTTGCAAAACCTGCAAATTATATTAaagtttgaataaaattatgttaagtGTTTACTAAATTATAATAACCTTATCATGCATAGTAATAGCTAAAACGAGGAAAATTAGATTTGAACTAGATCCATGTCAAACCATCAAAAAAAGCTAAGACCCTTATACATCATCATTCAAAACATCAACAAAAATACCATTACATTCTttttatgacattttaaaatattaaatctaatgaatattttagtcatttaacccaaaaatcCATTTTTCCTacactttttcaaataataatgtGGAGAATATTATCACACAATTGAATCCACACACACTAATGCAACCTGACTATAACAAATACAGTTTTCAATAGAGAAGCAGTAACATTACCCTATATCATCCTCCTCACCGTTATCAATTGAGTCATAAGATATCTCTTCTCTCAACTTCTGCATCA includes:
- the LOC124943673 gene encoding snRNA-activating protein complex subunit is translated as MTEKEMTEESYFQDGEEATCISFAMGGPIYIPDMVGPLTTVSDFEKIVLQELQKLREEISYDSIDNGEEDDIGLLILVGFYSTHELRIINEEELVNKAFEEAFKENKETENHSETNLDKVSWIVKWSFAETVNETNLSKSITVKRKRRVASCSRRGLKQPYIEKVEELAKIKQQIDEDKATTSLHSFNANCRINDSTIFPEHMKKALKSVNTISKGKLSNTSNHVPISYPEVILCVKVFHYKKIWMEKQEFLVLGSQPLNQLRDKISCLTNEIVEKSGDHDTSGYFLIEDVFCNDRNPSSIDYSKPIFDWLKNSKEEALKKWDYILTGQLKEKFRKDSGIEPLRHLPRFRAADMHTTRFYDLQFRLGFGYLYCHRGDCKHIIVIRDMRLISPDDVQNRTDYPILTFKPKLRFQKCSICRIFRAEKVTVDDKWAPENPCYFCKSCYYTLHYVDGSLLYDEFSVFDYYQE